In Alkalinema sp. FACHB-956, a single window of DNA contains:
- a CDS encoding tetratricopeptide repeat protein produces MRNQVAGWVTGLVIGMTAVVAVGELPGVAQTAAPTVAQKKATADQLLLQGIQQAQISQFEAALQSWQQALKLYREIKDRRGEGNALGNLGIAYDALGNYAKAIEYQEQSLAIARELKDRPGEGQSLGNLGIAYDALGNYAKAIEYHEQSLVIARDIKNRWGEGAALGNLGNAYDALGNYAKAIEYHEQSLVVLREIKDRQGEGSALGNVGNVYQALGNYVKAIEYHEQHLAIARDIKDRRGEGNALENLGLAYDALGNYAKAIEYQEQRLAIARDIKDRRGEGQSLGKLGSAYNNLGNYAKAIEYHEQSLVIARDIKDRQGEGATLGNLGNVYNALGNYPKAIKYHEQSLAIIRELKNRWQEGGVLRNLGNSYYSLSNYTKAIKYYEQSLAIARAIKNRQGEGGALGNLGLAYDALGNYPKAIEYHEQSLVVAREIKDRRGEGHALGNLGLAYDALGNYAKAIEYHEQSLVVAREIKDRRGEGASLGNLGNVYNDLGNYAKAIEYHKQRLAIAHEIKDRQGEGASLRNLGNTHLHLGHYPQAIKYQEQSLAIAREIKDRQGEGASLGNLGIAYNILGNYTKAIEYQEQSLAITQEIKDRQGEGSALSNLGIAYQSLGNSPKAIEYHEQYLAIAREIKNRPGEGVALGNLGNAYQSLGNYPKAIEYLEQTLAIAREIKNRWGESGALGNLGLAYHSLGNYAKAIEYQEQHLAIAREIKDRLGEGQSIGNLGNIYNSLGNYPKATEYHQQSLVIARGIKNRDGEYKALNNLGVALAKQDPELAIVFYKQSVNVAESIRKDLRKLPRETQEIYTSTVSSTYRRLADLLLTQGRTREAQAILELLKVQESSNYDEQQQTSPIQFPLHPLETQTWQQIEQQKTFSLATLEPLGKTLKQQTDRITQDMNQSNLAIGNPNTILNAQPNTILIQNLVVGDKLWVIWTNAKGTVKTIALDVPQKELTQTVDRLRKALGSPYSNLDSLKATSHTLYNWLIPPPLQTELSQNPNLQLLFSLDHVTRYIPIATLYDGQQYLIQKHTLSNLITTDTDMGDRFAPPGQTPTILALGTSHGFPGFNPLPNVEAELHAIVRQNNDRGNRGNDRGIYPGIIQLNAAFTANSLRNPAPSRVLHIATHGSFNPKTITASFLLLGNGDKLPITDIANLTNLSTKHLVVLSACETGISSASSDGTEISGISNYFLRRGAKSVLASLWAVNDASTALLMQQFYQHLANGQTKAQALQQVQQAFITEQFSLTDARALPRANARPDVPGQPAPNSLAHPYYWAPFTLVGNSL; encoded by the coding sequence ATGCGGAATCAGGTGGCGGGTTGGGTGACGGGGTTGGTGATTGGGATGACGGCAGTGGTGGCGGTGGGTGAGCTGCCGGGAGTGGCGCAGACCGCTGCACCGACGGTTGCACAAAAGAAGGCAACCGCCGACCAACTGCTGCTGCAAGGCATTCAGCAAGCCCAAATCAGCCAGTTTGAAGCAGCTCTCCAGTCTTGGCAACAAGCCCTTAAGTTGTATCGTGAAATTAAAGACCGAAGGGGGGAAGGAAATGCCCTGGGAAATCTGGGAATTGCATACGATGCTCTGGGCAACTATGCCAAAGCGATCGAGTATCAGGAACAAAGTTTAGCGATTGCGCGAGAACTCAAAGACCGACCGGGGGAAGGACAATCGCTGGGGAATCTGGGAATTGCATACGATGCTCTGGGCAACTATGCCAAAGCGATCGAGTATCACGAACAAAGTTTAGTGATTGCGCGAGACATCAAAAACCGATGGGGGGAAGGAGCTGCGCTGGGGAATCTGGGAAATGCCTACGATGCTCTGGGCAACTATGCCAAAGCGATCGAGTATCACGAACAAAGTTTGGTGGTTTTGCGGGAAATTAAAGATCGTCAGGGGGAAGGATCTGCACTGGGGAATGTGGGAAATGTATACCAGGCTCTGGGTAACTATGTTAAAGCGATCGAGTATCACGAACAACATTTAGCGATTGCGCGAGACATCAAAGACCGACGGGGAGAAGGCAATGCGCTGGAGAATCTGGGACTTGCATACGATGCTCTGGGCAACTATGCCAAGGCGATCGAGTATCAGGAACAACGGTTAGCGATTGCGCGAGACATCAAAGACCGACGGGGAGAAGGACAATCGCTGGGGAAACTGGGAAGTGCATACAATAATCTCGGCAACTATGCTAAAGCGATTGAGTATCACGAACAAAGTTTAGTGATTGCGCGAGACATCAAAGACCGACAGGGGGAGGGAGCTACGCTGGGAAATTTGGGAAATGTATACAATGCTCTCGGCAACTATCCCAAAGCGATCAAGTATCACGAACAAAGTTTAGCGATCATTCGTGAACTGAAAAATCGGTGGCAAGAGGGAGGTGTGTTGAGAAATCTAGGAAATTCATATTATTCTCTCAGCAACTATACCAAAGCGATCAAGTATTATGAACAAAGTTTAGCGATTGCACGAGCAATCAAAAACCGACAGGGGGAAGGCGGAGCACTCGGCAACCTAGGACTTGCATACGATGCTCTAGGCAACTATCCCAAAGCGATCGAGTATCACGAACAAAGTTTGGTAGTTGCGCGGGAAATCAAAGACCGACGGGGAGAAGGACATGCGCTGGGGAATCTGGGACTTGCATACGATGCTCTGGGCAACTATGCCAAGGCGATCGAGTATCATGAACAAAGTTTGGTAGTTGCGCGGGAAATTAAAGATCGCCGGGGAGAAGGTGCATCACTTGGGAATCTGGGAAATGTATACAATGACCTCGGCAACTATGCCAAAGCAATCGAGTATCATAAACAACGCTTAGCTATTGCTCATGAAATTAAAGATCGCCAAGGAGAAGGTGCATCACTCAGAAATTTGGGAAATACACACTTACATCTCGGGCATTATCCTCAAGCAATCAAGTATCAGGAACAAAGTTTAGCGATTGCGCGGGAAATTAAAGATCGCCAGGGAGAAGGTGCATCACTCGGGAATCTGGGAATTGCATATAATATTCTCGGGAATTATACCAAAGCGATCGAGTATCAGGAACAAAGTTTGGCCATTACCCAGGAAATTAAAGATCGCCAGGGAGAAGGCAGTGCGCTTAGCAATTTGGGAATTGCATACCAATCGCTCGGTAACTCTCCCAAAGCGATTGAGTATCACGAACAATATTTAGCGATCGCCCGTGAAATCAAGAACCGACCAGGGGAAGGCGTAGCACTCGGCAATCTGGGAAATGCATACCAATCGCTCGGTAACTATCCAAAAGCGATCGAATATCTTGAACAAACTTTAGCGATCGCTCGTGAAATCAAAAACCGATGGGGGGAAAGCGGAGCACTCGGCAACCTAGGACTTGCATACCATTCTCTGGGCAACTATGCGAAAGCGATTGAGTATCAGGAACAACATCTAGCAATTGCTCGGGAAATTAAAGATCGATTGGGAGAAGGACAATCTATTGGTAATCTAGGAAATATATACAATTCTCTCGGCAATTATCCTAAAGCAACTGAATATCATCAACAAAGTTTAGTTATTGCCCGTGGAATCAAAAACCGAGATGGTGAATATAAAGCACTCAATAACTTAGGTGTTGCTCTTGCCAAACAAGATCCAGAACTGGCTATCGTCTTCTACAAGCAATCGGTCAATGTTGCTGAATCCATTCGGAAAGACTTGCGTAAACTGCCCCGTGAAACCCAGGAAATCTATACCAGCACCGTCTCTAGCACCTATCGTCGCCTTGCCGATCTCCTCCTCACCCAAGGGCGTACCCGCGAAGCCCAAGCCATTCTGGAACTGCTCAAAGTCCAAGAATCCTCTAACTACGATGAACAACAACAAACATCCCCGATCCAATTCCCCCTCCATCCCCTAGAAACCCAAACCTGGCAACAGATCGAACAACAGAAAACCTTCTCCCTCGCCACCCTAGAACCCCTGGGTAAAACCCTCAAACAACAGACCGATCGCATCACCCAAGACATGAATCAATCCAACCTCGCGATCGGGAACCCCAACACAATCCTCAACGCCCAACCCAACACCATTCTGATTCAAAACCTAGTCGTCGGTGATAAACTCTGGGTCATCTGGACAAACGCGAAAGGTACCGTCAAAACTATCGCCCTCGATGTCCCGCAAAAAGAACTGACCCAAACCGTCGATCGGCTGCGCAAAGCCCTCGGCTCCCCCTACAGCAACCTCGACAGCCTCAAAGCCACCAGCCACACCCTCTACAACTGGCTCATCCCACCCCCCCTGCAAACCGAACTCAGCCAAAACCCCAACCTGCAACTCCTCTTCTCCCTCGACCACGTCACCCGCTACATCCCGATCGCCACCCTCTACGACGGCCAACAATACCTGATTCAAAAACACACCCTCTCCAACCTCATCACCACCGACACCGACATGGGCGATCGCTTTGCCCCCCCCGGTCAGACTCCCACCATCCTCGCCCTCGGCACCTCCCACGGCTTCCCCGGTTTCAACCCACTCCCCAACGTCGAAGCCGAACTCCACGCGATCGTCCGCCAGAATAACGATCGGGGTAATCGGGGTAACGATCGGGGCATCTATCCCGGCATCATCCAACTCAACGCAGCCTTCACCGCCAACAGCCTCCGCAACCCAGCCCCCTCCCGCGTCCTCCACATCGCCACCCACGGCAGCTTCAACCCAAAAACCATCACCGCCTCTTTTTTATTACTAGGCAACGGCGACAAACTCCCCATCACAGACATCGCCAACCTCACCAACCTCAGCACCAAACACCTCGTTGTCCTCTCCGCCTGCGAAACGGGCATCAGTAGCGCCAGTTCCGACGGCACCGAAATCTCCGGCATCAGCAACTACTTCCTACGGCGTGGCGCAAAATCCGTTCTCGCCTCCCTCTGGGCCGTGAACGATGCCAGCACCGCATTGCTCATGCAACAGTTCTACCAACACCTCGCCAACGGCCAAACCAAAGCCCAAGCCCTACAACAAGTCCAACAAGCCTTCATCACGGAACAATTCTCCCTCACCGATGCCCGCGCCTTACCCCGTGCCAATGCCCGCCCCGATGTGCCAGGGCAACCCGCCCCCAACTCCCTCGCCCATCCCTACTACTGGGCACCCTTTACCCTCGTCGGTAACAGCTTGTAA
- a CDS encoding tetratricopeptide repeat protein, with product MLPSTKCASLAALMFLATVPGAWGLDWRSSASAQAETGFLAAQQPIAQPSLESIQQTLETAKQHYRKAEFKQAIALYQGVLVRSGIDSATQAEVLTRLGEIDLWINQGQQAEGKLQQALQLTREIKDRRREGEVLALLGWAARNRQDYAKSLELARQALTIAQQIGDRKGESLAQIIMGSVFCVQTQFPKALDTLQDVLKDAEAVDDKEYMPFTYYWLALTYYGLKDFNQANAMIQRQQALSQEIGYRAAEYSGLQIVAAFQQPKTEQVLQVYQKQLAIAQAAENPWFERSVLLEMGGLYANQKQLSQALEAYEKALAIARTIDDESVGEVENRIGNTFYRMEQYPKALEAYQRSLTAYQKTTNQSALARVWMNFGETYRQLKQDPKSLEAFQQALVIYQKVNNESAIGDVKERIGDAFYRMKQYDQSIEFYQQALTIYEKLNQPPQIAQVWSDLGWAYYRNKQYPQALAAYQKELEIARTIQNRALELSALKGQGFVYSGQGESLSEATEYQAAIAAYEKSLVIWQQVQTLARELKDDSSEQDAIFFIQNYYFDLGYIFDHQNQYAEAVTSYQQGLKFWRQHRDRLLKDRFIETEQQLLSQLGIAYSNNGQYSQALAIYQELLRIAEQQNNFQKQQKTLRFISSIYSQLGEHKKSLETSQQTLAIVREKLKKDPYNEMHALIRVAQSLGDLGQLEAALKFYQEALVIARSQKNISSEVALLNNISNNYSNRGDYLQALNLQQKALNQLQTAIQQLQSGNTKAEDQLCGIKEINDPQLCLKIFQLSLSSLLNNLAFVYDGLGRYPEALKTHEQGLAIAQQYKDLDRQTTFLNNIGNVYLAIGDYPKALDVLQQAMKIALASGARSMQGRILNNIGRVYDEQGQTTKALSYLQQSLEVAQAIQSPAAEATALNNLAGIYSTQGDFERALEFHQRSISIKRQYGFEIVTALNNIAVLYIDQGKYDLAVEQLQQSLEMARKTGDLPNEVIILRNIGEVYHAQSSYAKALEFYQQAQALSQKMGSRSSEFVGLLAQGRVYVNLGQYSQGLERLQRSLLLSRELGEKNSEASTLIHIANVYRKQKNYPQALQVYQQSLTLFRETGNLSMQSVIFQRIAETYEKQGNWAQAERFLQDALALQRKIGLRPREASTLNTLGQVYLAQGQVQAAQEALQQALNIAQTVNDRTTQAEALATLGKLFQTQPELAIAFYKQSVNTYEGIRTSNRSLSKEQQESYTQTIADTYRQLADLLLSQGRIGEAQKVLELLKIQEINAVTEGTRSATPLTQVPLTQIEQEIIKKYNSLIAFGQQRDTCKQTNCPKLEEYNQTYRNLTAAYDQFIEGVKTQLIKERDTAIAASTDDFSGGARKIVDTQPNTVLIYPLVLKDKTRILWASKGGVLSQTECPLGEAQLSKLVEQFRTDLQNSTDLTPVQTTGQQLYQCLLPQKLRNELTQNKITNLIFVPDRVTNYIPMAALYDGKQYLIEQYSVSNILSVSLTDTQATLPDRPSVLGFGLSQPVTLTNPTREFSSLPYVTYELDNIVKSDAKTDSRGVLNGITWLDRDFSRKTLEAQLAQYKPNILHIATHGEFVPTAPRTSYLVLGDSTPYEISQIQYLEDLQNVHLVVLSACETALGGSDRNGSEVAGIAAYFLSSNAKAKAVLASLWKVNDPATSLLMSEFYQNLTPGKSKTQALRQVQLKFINSQLTLQDAADRAGARRYIPNQKRPNHLSHPYYWAPFILMGNNL from the coding sequence ATGCTGCCTTCTACGAAGTGTGCCTCCCTTGCTGCGCTGATGTTTTTGGCTACTGTTCCTGGTGCCTGGGGGTTGGATTGGAGATCTTCAGCTTCTGCCCAAGCTGAAACAGGTTTTCTGGCTGCTCAGCAACCCATTGCACAGCCATCCCTAGAGTCAATACAACAGACCCTGGAAACTGCAAAACAGCATTATCGCAAAGCAGAATTCAAACAAGCGATCGCGCTGTATCAAGGGGTTTTAGTGAGATCTGGGATTGATAGCGCGACCCAAGCAGAAGTTCTCACTCGATTAGGTGAGATTGATTTGTGGATCAATCAAGGGCAACAGGCTGAAGGTAAGTTACAACAAGCACTTCAATTAACTCGTGAGATCAAAGATCGTAGGAGAGAAGGTGAGGTGTTAGCGTTGCTGGGTTGGGCTGCTCGGAATCGTCAAGATTATGCGAAATCATTGGAATTAGCTCGCCAAGCACTCACGATCGCTCAACAAATAGGCGATCGCAAGGGAGAATCGCTAGCCCAGATAATTATGGGAAGTGTGTTTTGTGTTCAAACTCAATTTCCCAAAGCGTTAGACACCTTGCAGGATGTCTTGAAAGATGCTGAGGCTGTCGATGATAAAGAGTATATGCCGTTTACCTACTATTGGCTGGCACTTACTTACTATGGGTTAAAGGACTTTAACCAGGCGAATGCGATGATTCAGCGGCAGCAAGCGCTGAGTCAGGAGATTGGTTATCGAGCTGCGGAGTATAGTGGATTGCAGATAGTTGCAGCATTTCAGCAACCGAAGACCGAGCAGGTGTTGCAGGTTTATCAAAAGCAATTAGCGATCGCTCAGGCTGCGGAAAATCCTTGGTTTGAACGATCGGTGTTGCTAGAAATGGGTGGGTTATATGCGAATCAAAAACAACTCTCTCAGGCATTGGAGGCTTATGAGAAGGCACTAGCCATTGCTAGGACGATCGATGATGAATCTGTGGGTGAGGTTGAGAACCGGATTGGCAATACGTTTTATCGGATGGAGCAATATCCAAAAGCGTTGGAGGCGTACCAGCGATCGCTCACAGCTTATCAAAAAACGACCAATCAATCTGCCCTCGCACGAGTTTGGATGAACTTTGGAGAGACTTATCGACAGCTTAAGCAAGATCCTAAATCCCTAGAAGCATTTCAGCAAGCGTTAGTAATTTATCAAAAAGTTAATAATGAATCAGCTATTGGTGATGTGAAAGAACGAATTGGTGATGCGTTTTATCGGATGAAGCAATATGATCAATCGATCGAGTTTTATCAACAAGCCTTGACAATCTACGAAAAACTGAACCAACCGCCCCAAATTGCCCAGGTTTGGTCGGATCTGGGGTGGGCTTATTACAGGAATAAACAATATCCCCAAGCCTTAGCTGCCTACCAAAAAGAGCTAGAGATTGCTCGTACAATCCAGAATCGTGCCTTGGAATTGAGTGCATTAAAAGGACAAGGTTTTGTCTACAGCGGACAGGGAGAGAGTTTGTCTGAGGCAACTGAGTATCAAGCTGCGATCGCAGCCTATGAAAAATCATTAGTGATCTGGCAGCAAGTCCAAACTCTGGCTAGAGAACTCAAAGATGATTCGTCAGAACAGGATGCAATTTTCTTTATCCAGAATTATTATTTTGATCTAGGTTATATATTTGATCATCAAAATCAGTATGCAGAGGCTGTGACTTCCTATCAGCAAGGATTGAAATTTTGGAGACAGCATCGCGATCGCTTGCTAAAAGATCGATTTATCGAGACAGAGCAACAATTGCTGAGCCAATTGGGAATTGCTTACTCTAATAATGGACAGTATTCCCAAGCTTTAGCTATATACCAAGAGCTTTTGAGGATTGCAGAACAGCAAAATAATTTTCAAAAGCAACAAAAAACTCTACGTTTTATATCATCTATCTATAGCCAACTAGGGGAGCATAAAAAATCATTGGAAACTAGTCAGCAGACGTTGGCGATCGTGCGGGAAAAATTAAAAAAGGATCCTTATAATGAAATGCACGCATTAATTCGAGTTGCGCAGTCTTTAGGGGATTTAGGCCAGCTTGAGGCAGCGTTAAAGTTTTACCAAGAAGCGTTAGTCATTGCCCGTAGTCAAAAAAATATTTCAAGTGAAGTCGCTTTACTCAATAACATCAGTAATAATTACTCTAACAGAGGGGACTATTTGCAAGCACTGAACCTACAACAGAAAGCACTAAACCAATTACAAACAGCAATTCAGCAACTGCAATCTGGAAATACTAAGGCGGAGGATCAACTGTGCGGGATAAAAGAAATTAATGATCCACAGTTGTGTCTGAAAATTTTTCAGCTTAGTCTTAGTTCATTGTTGAATAACCTGGCATTTGTCTATGATGGCTTGGGGCGTTATCCTGAAGCACTGAAAACTCACGAGCAAGGGTTAGCGATCGCCCAGCAATATAAGGATTTAGATCGCCAAACCACCTTCCTCAATAATATTGGTAATGTTTACCTTGCCATAGGTGACTACCCCAAAGCATTAGATGTTTTACAGCAAGCGATGAAAATTGCTCTTGCATCTGGTGCTCGTTCCATGCAAGGCAGAATTCTCAATAATATCGGACGAGTCTATGATGAGCAGGGACAAACGACTAAAGCTCTCAGTTACCTTCAGCAAAGCCTAGAAGTAGCACAAGCTATACAGTCTCCTGCGGCGGAAGCAACCGCGTTGAATAACCTCGCAGGCATCTACAGCACGCAAGGAGATTTCGAGCGGGCCTTGGAATTTCATCAGCGATCGATCTCCATCAAACGTCAATATGGCTTTGAGATTGTGACTGCTTTAAATAATATTGCAGTGCTTTATATAGATCAGGGTAAATATGATCTGGCTGTGGAGCAGTTGCAGCAGTCACTAGAAATGGCCCGCAAGACAGGTGATCTCCCTAATGAGGTAATTATACTGCGGAACATCGGAGAAGTTTATCATGCCCAATCGAGCTACGCGAAAGCACTGGAGTTTTATCAGCAAGCACAGGCATTGTCCCAAAAGATGGGAAGCCGTTCTAGTGAATTTGTAGGCTTACTAGCGCAGGGGCGTGTTTATGTCAATTTAGGTCAGTACTCTCAAGGCTTGGAACGATTGCAGCGATCTTTGTTACTCAGTCGTGAACTAGGGGAAAAAAATAGTGAAGCGTCTACCCTTATCCACATTGCCAACGTATATCGCAAGCAAAAAAACTACCCGCAGGCGCTTCAGGTATACCAGCAATCGCTAACGCTGTTTCGGGAAACTGGTAATCTCTCCATGCAGAGCGTGATCTTTCAGAGAATAGCCGAGACTTACGAAAAACAGGGAAATTGGGCTCAAGCTGAAAGATTTTTACAGGACGCTTTGGCCCTGCAACGCAAAATTGGATTGCGCCCACGGGAAGCATCGACGCTGAATACCTTGGGACAAGTTTATCTGGCGCAAGGTCAGGTGCAAGCAGCGCAGGAGGCGTTACAGCAAGCATTGAACATCGCTCAGACTGTGAACGATCGTACGACCCAAGCAGAAGCCTTAGCAACGCTAGGCAAACTCTTTCAAACCCAACCCGAACTGGCGATCGCGTTTTATAAACAATCTGTGAATACCTACGAAGGTATTCGAACTAGCAATCGTAGCCTATCCAAAGAACAGCAGGAATCCTACACCCAAACCATTGCCGATACCTATCGACAACTTGCCGATTTACTCCTTTCCCAAGGCCGTATCGGTGAAGCTCAGAAAGTCCTAGAACTCCTAAAAATTCAAGAAATCAACGCAGTTACTGAAGGCACCCGTTCCGCTACCCCCCTCACCCAAGTTCCCCTCACCCAAATCGAACAGGAAATCATCAAAAAATACAACTCCCTAATCGCCTTCGGCCAACAACGCGATACCTGTAAACAAACCAACTGCCCCAAACTGGAAGAATACAACCAAACCTACCGCAACCTCACCGCCGCCTACGACCAATTTATTGAAGGCGTTAAAACCCAACTTATAAAAGAACGGGACACAGCGATCGCCGCGAGCACCGACGACTTCAGCGGCGGAGCCCGAAAAATCGTCGATACCCAACCCAACACCGTCCTGATTTATCCCCTCGTCCTCAAAGATAAAACCCGTATCCTCTGGGCCTCTAAAGGCGGCGTCCTCAGTCAAACCGAATGTCCCCTCGGTGAAGCCCAACTCTCCAAACTGGTCGAACAATTCCGCACCGACCTCCAAAATAGTACCGACCTGACCCCCGTTCAAACCACAGGCCAGCAACTCTACCAATGCCTCCTGCCCCAAAAACTCCGTAACGAACTCACCCAAAACAAGATCACCAACCTCATCTTCGTACCCGATCGCGTCACCAACTACATCCCCATGGCCGCCCTCTACGACGGCAAACAATATTTGATCGAACAATACAGCGTTTCCAATATTCTCTCCGTCAGCCTCACCGACACCCAAGCCACACTCCCCGATCGCCCCTCCGTCTTGGGTTTTGGCCTTTCCCAACCCGTCACCCTAACCAATCCCACCCGTGAATTTAGTAGCCTTCCCTACGTCACCTACGAACTCGATAACATTGTCAAAAGTGATGCTAAAACCGATTCCCGTGGCGTTCTTAATGGTATCACTTGGCTCGATCGTGACTTCTCTCGCAAAACGCTGGAAGCCCAACTTGCCCAGTACAAGCCCAACATTCTCCATATTGCAACCCATGGTGAATTTGTTCCCACAGCCCCTCGTACCTCCTACCTGGTTCTCGGTGATAGTACCCCCTACGAAATCTCCCAAATTCAATATCTAGAAGATCTGCAAAATGTCCATCTCGTCGTCCTCTCTGCCTGCGAAACTGCCCTGGGAGGCAGCGATCGTAATGGCTCAGAAGTTGCGGGAATTGCCGCCTATTTCCTCAGCAGCAACGCCAAAGCCAAAGCTGTTCTCGCCTCCCTCTGGAAAGTGAATGACCCCGCCACCAGTCTGCTGATGTCAGAGTTTTACCAGAATCTCACCCCCGGCAAGAGCAAAACCCAAGCCCTGCGCCAAGTCCAACTCAAGTTCATCAACAGCCAACTTACGCTCCAAGATGCCGCCGATCGAGCCGGAGCCCGCCGCTACATCCCCAACCAAAAACGCCCCAACCATCTTTCCCATCCCTACTATTGGGCACCGTTTATTCTGATGGGGAATAACTTGTAG
- a CDS encoding GlsB/YeaQ/YmgE family stress response membrane protein: MNLIAWVILGLLAGAIAKAIYPGTQGGGILATMILGIVGAFLGGSLYSLLATGTLQLTAASLSIPGLVVAVLGSMLAIFLWGLMARHA, translated from the coding sequence ATGAATCTTATCGCATGGGTTATTCTTGGTCTGTTGGCTGGCGCGATCGCAAAAGCAATTTATCCCGGTACTCAAGGTGGCGGTATCCTAGCAACGATGATTCTAGGGATTGTGGGTGCCTTTTTGGGAGGAAGTCTCTACAGCTTACTCGCAACTGGAACACTACAGTTAACTGCGGCTTCCCTCAGTATTCCAGGGTTGGTTGTAGCAGTATTAGGTTCTATGCTGGCTATCTTCCTATGGGGACTTATGGCCCGTCACGCCTAG
- a CDS encoding NblA/ycf18 family protein, protein MLPECFDLSVEQQFSIRSFEVNSYNLSEEQMRELLLEISRQLLIKDNVIRHLIKNGI, encoded by the coding sequence ATGTTGCCCGAGTGCTTTGATTTATCGGTAGAACAGCAATTCAGCATTCGTTCCTTTGAAGTCAATAGCTACAATTTATCTGAAGAACAGATGCGAGAACTCCTGTTAGAAATCTCTCGCCAGCTTCTAATTAAGGATAATGTTATTCGTCACCTGATTAAAAATGGCATTTAA
- a CDS encoding DUF2949 domain-containing protein has protein sequence MLYFLRNEMRLSSEAIQLGLKQSGSDSGILPIVLWQYGLVTSEQLDKIYDWFEVYIY, from the coding sequence ATGCTTTATTTTTTACGAAACGAGATGAGGTTATCCTCTGAAGCCATTCAATTAGGTCTGAAACAATCTGGCTCAGATTCAGGTATTCTACCGATCGTTCTTTGGCAGTATGGCCTAGTCACCTCAGAACAGCTTGATAAGATCTACGATTGGTTTGAAGTATACATTTATTAA